One genomic region from Rosa rugosa chromosome 1, drRosRugo1.1, whole genome shotgun sequence encodes:
- the LOC133706723 gene encoding uncharacterized protein LOC133706723 produces the protein MQNEDYFDQGLVCPSFNSYASATTADTAAKVCREFSSLGLVDENKEFEYEGGEKQDDDFEFVSFQKSADEVFFGDNTRIGPVFPVFNRDLISQRDLNDTDDVDAVPSSSSASSDVDELENVPAGSYCVWMPKTTPASSPSHCKKSKSTGTSSSRRWRLRDLLRRSNSEGGKDAFVLLTPSLTSSSSSKKLVAANDHHHHHPNEKMVVTKGKKSFNGSRPKGPNAVSMAHELFYAKSKEKDGYNKRQSYLPYRKDLVGFFASVNAMGRTFPTF, from the coding sequence ATGCAAAACGAAGATTACTTCGACCAGGGTTTGGTCTGTCCCAGCTTCAACAGCTACGCCTCGGCCACCACAGCCGACACCGCCGCCAAGGTTTGCCGGGAATTCAGCAGCCTCGGATTAGTGGATGAGAACAAAGAGTTCGAGTATGAAGGAGGAGAGAAACAAGACGATGACTTCGAGTTCGTGTCGTTTCAGAAATCTGCCGACGAGGTTTTCTTCGGCGACAACACTCGGATCGGTCCGGTTTTCCCCGTCTTCAACCGCGACCTTATAAGTCAACGGGATCTAAACGACACCGACGACGTCGACGCCGTGCCGTCGTCGTCCTCAGCGTCATCAGACGTGGACGAGCTGGAGAACGTTCCGGCGGGTAGCTACTGCGTTTGGATGCCGAAAACGACGCCGGCCTCGTCTCCTTCCCATTGCAAGAAGAGCAAGTCGACCGGAACGTCGTCGTCTCGGCGGTGGAGGCTGAGGGACTTGCTGCGGCGGAGCAACAGCGAAGGCGGGAAGGACGCCTTCGTGCTGCTGACGCCTTCCCTGACGTCATCGTCGAGCTCCAAGAAGCTGGTGGCTGCTAacgatcatcatcatcatcatcctaaTGAGAAAATGGTGGTGACGAAGGGGAAGAAGAGCTTTAATGGGTCGAGGCCGAAAGGCCCGAACGCGGTGTCGATGGCGCACGAGCTGTTCTACGCGAAGAGTAAAGAGAAAGATGGGTATAATAAGAGACAGTCGTATCTTCCTTACAGGAAAGACCTGGTGGGGTTCTTTGCTAGTGTGAACGCCATGGGAAGGACTTTCCCTACTTTTTAA
- the LOC133726577 gene encoding probable phospholipid-transporting ATPase 8: MPRGRRRTIHFSKLYSFSCIRSSFEDVHAKIGDRGYSRVVYCNDPDNSEGLQLRYRGNYVSTTKYTAANFIPKSLFEQFRRVANIYFLVVAFVSFSPLAPFKAVSVLIPLLVVIGATMVKEAIEDWRRRKQDVEANNRKVKVYGRNHTFIETRWKKLRVGDLVKVHKDEYFPADLLLLSSSYEDGICYVETMNLDGETNLKLKHALEATSPLQDENSLESFRAVIKCEDPNENLYSFVGTLFYNGREYPLSLQQMLLRDSKLKNTEYVYGVVVFTGHDTKVMENATDPPSKRSKIERKMDKIIYILFSTLFVIAFVGSVFFGIDTKKDYSGGKMRRWYLRPDDSAVYYDPKRPESAAILHFLTALMLYGYLIPISLYVSIEMVKVLQSIFINRDQDMYYEETDRPAHARTSNLNEELGQIDMILSDKTGTLTCNSMEFIKCSIAGTAYGHGMTEVEMALANRRNGVAETGHISSDVVEHSTGDTDSSRKSIKGFNFRDERIMNGHWVNEPHSDTIQKFLRVLAICHTAIPVVDKESGEISYEAESPDEAAFVIAARELGFEFFERTQTSISLHELDYETGEKVDREYELLQVLEFSSSRKRMSVIVKSPENKLLLLCKGADSAIFERLAKDGRQFEDQTKEHIHKYAEAGLRTLVVAHRELGLEEYKAWEQKFLKAKASLTEGRDALMDELADKIERELILLGVTAVEDKLQKGVPECISKLAQAGIKIWVLTGDKMETAVNIGYACSLLRQDMKRIVISLDSPDIIVLEKQGKKDAIQKACLASITKQIEEGFSQINEAKKGSSSTKAFGLIIDGKSLEYSLKKDLEKSFFELAINCASVICCRSTPKQKALVTRLVKNETGKTTLAVGDGANDVGMLQEADIGVGISGVEGMQAVMASDFAIAQFRFLERLLLVHGHWCYRRISMMICYFFYKNITFGFTLFWFEAHNSFSGLPAYNDWYMSFYNVFFTSLPVIALGVFDQDVSARLCLKYPSLYLEGVENILFSWTRILGWMFNGLLSSIIIFFFTTNSMIPQPFQKDGQVADYEILGVTMYTCVVWAVNCQMAISINYFTWIQHLFIWGSVAFWYIFLVMYGSVSPSISTTAYKVLVEECAPSPLYWLVTLLVVVCTLLPYFSYRAFQTRFKPMRHDVIQQKRLLSCNNDQIDASGELPVRVRGKLRHLRQRLRERES; this comes from the exons ATGCCGAGAGGGAGAAGGAGGACGATACATTTCAGTAAATTGTACTCGTTTTCGTGTATTCGGTCTTCTTTCGAAGATGTTCATGCCAAAATTGGGGATAGGGGGTACTCGAGGGTTGTGTACTGTAATGATCCTGATAATTCCGAGGGGCTGCAGTTGAGGTACAGGGGGAACTATGTATCGACTACCAAGTATACGGCGGCTAATTTCATTCCAAAGTCTTTGTTTGAGCAGTTTAGGAGGGTGGCAAATATATACTTTCTTGTTGTGGCTTTTGTTTCGTTCAGTCCGTTGGCGCCTTTTAAGGCTGTTAGTGTTCTTATACCGCTATTGGTGGTGATTGGAGCTACTATGGTTAAGGAAGCTATAGAAGATTGGAGGCGAAGAAAACAG GATGTGGAGGCAAACAATCGAAAGGTGAAAGTGTATGGTAGGAATCATACATTCATTGAAACCAGATGGAAGAAACTCAGAGTTGGTGATCTTGTGAAGGTGCACAAGGATGAGTACTTTCCTGCTGATCTGCTTTTGCTTTCATCAAGCTATGAGGATGGCATTTGCTATGTGGAAACTATGAACCTTGATGGagaaacaaatttaaaattgaagCATGCACTGGAGGCGACATCCCCTCTTCAAGATGAAAATTCCTTGGAAAGTTTTAGGGCAGTGATCAAGTGTGAGGACCCAAATGAAAATCTATATTCATTTGTTGGGACTTTGTTCTATAACGGCAGAGAATACCCACTTTCCTTGCAACAGATGCTCCTAAGAGACTCTAAGCTGAAAAATACAGAATATGTCTATGGAGTTGTTGTTTTCACTGGGCATGACACAAAAGTCATGGAAAATGCTACAGATCCTCCTTCAAAGAGAAGTAAAATTGAGAGGAAAATGGATAAGATAATCTACATCCTTTTCAGTACTCTATTTGTGATAGCTTTTGTTGGATCTGTCTTTTTTGGAATTGATACCAAAAAAGATTATAGCGGTGGAAAGATGAGAAGGTGGTATCTTCGTCCAGATGATTCCGCTGTGTATTATGACCCCAAAAGGCCAGAAAGTGCAGCTATTTTACATTTTCTGACAGCTCTTATGTTGTATGGATATCTGATACCAATATCTTTATATGTTTCAATTGAGATGGTGAAGGTATTACAGAGTATTTTCATTAACCGAGATCAAGATATGTACTATGAGGAAACAGATAGGCCAGCTCATGCACGCACCTCTAATCTGAATGAGGAACTTGGCCAGATTGATATGATACTGTCTGACAAAACTGGTACATTGACATGCAACTCCATGGAGTTTATTAAATGTTCGATAGCAGGCACTGCTTATGGCCATGGTATGACAGAAGTGGAAATGGCACTGGCAAACAGAAGGAACGGAGTGGCTGAAACTGGTCATATATCATCTGATGTGGTAGAGCATAGTACTGGTGATACTGATAGCTCTCGAAAGTCAATTAAGGGTTTCAACTTCAGGGACGAGCGCATCATGAATGGGCACTGGGTTAATGAACCTCATTCAGATACCATCCAGAAATTCCTTCGGGTTTTAGCAATCTGTCATACAGCCATACCTGTTGTGGATAAAGAATCAGGAGAAATATCCTATGAAGCTGAGTCACCAGATGAAGCAGCTTTTGTCATAGCTGCCAGGGAGCTCGGCTTTGAGTTTTTTGAAAGGACACAAACGAGCATATCATTGCATGAGTTAGATTACGAGACTGGAGAAAAGGTTGACAG AGAATATGAGCTTCTTCAAGTCTTAGAGTTCAGTAGTTCTCGCAAAAGAATGTCAGTAATTGTTAAGAGTCCGGAAAACAAATTATTGCTTCTTTGCAAAGGTGCAGACAG TGCAATTTTTGAAAGGCTGGCAAAAGATGGGCGGCAGTTTGAGGATCAAACTAAGGAGCACATTCACAAATATGCTGAAGCAGGTTTACGAACCTTGGTGGTTGCACACCGTGAGCTTGGTCTAGAAGAATATAAAGCATGGGAACAAAAGTTTTTAAAGGCCAAAGCTTCTCTCACTGAAGGCCGAGATGCATTAATGGATGAGCTTGCTGATAAGATTGAAAGGGAATTAATACTACTTGGTGTGACAGCTGTTGAGGACAAACTGCAAAAGGGG GTTCCTGAGTGTATCAGCAAGCTTGCTCAGGCTGGGATTAAGATATGGGTATTGACCGGTGATAAGATGGAAACTGCAGTTAACATAGG GTATGCTTGCAGTTTACTTAGACAAGATATGAAACGGATTGTCATCAGTCTTGATTCGCCAGATATAATTGTCTTGGAAAAACAAGGGAAGAAAGACGCAATTCAGAAG GCCTGTCTTGCAAGCATAACGAAGCAAATTGAAGAAGGTTTTTCGCAAATTAATGAAGCTAAAAAGGGTTCCAGCTCCACTAAAGCATTTGGCTTAATAATTGATGGAAAGTCCTTGGAATATTCACTTAAGAAGGACCTGGAAAAGTCATTTTTTGAGCTTGCAATTAATTGTGCTTCAGTTATATGCTGCCGCTCTACACCCAAACAGAAAGCTCTT GTTACAAGACTGGTAAAAAATGAGACTGGTAAAACAACACTTGCTGTTGGTGATGGGGCGAATGATGTTGGCATGCTTCAAGAGGCAGATATTGGAGTTGGCATTAGTGGTGTTGAAGGGATGCAG GCAGTGATGGCAAGTGATTTTGCAATAGCTCAATTTCGTTTTCTGGAGCGTCTCTTGCTTGTACACGGGCATTGGTGTTACAGGCGTATATCAATGATG ATATGCTACTTCTTCTACAAGAACATAACATTCGGGTTTACTCTGTTTTGGTTTGAGGCCCATAATTCTTTCTCTGGTCTACCTGCTTATAATGATTGGTACATGTCATTCTACAATGTCTTCTTCACATCACTTCCCGTAATTGCTCTTGGTGTCTTCGATCAGGATGTTTCTGCACGGCTATGCCTGAAG TACCCATCCTTGTATCTAGAGGGAGTGGAGAACATCCTCTTCAGCTGGACCCGCATACTCGGTTGGATGTTTAATGGATTGTTGAGCTCCAtaataatcttcttcttcaccaccaATTCTATGATTCCACAGCCGTTTCAGAAAGATGGTCAAGTAGCTGACTATGAAATCCTAGGTGTCACAATGTACACTTGCGTAGTGTGGGCTGTAAACTGCCAAATGGCAATCTCCATCAACTACTTCACTTGGATCCAGCACTTGTTCATCTGGGGCAGTGTGGCCTTCTGGTACATATTTTTAGTCATGTATGGTTCTGTCTCACCTAGTATATCCACAACAGCATACAAAGTGCTCGTGGAAGAGTGTGCTCCCAGTCCTCTTTATTGGCTGGTCACCCTTCTTGTTGTTGTCTGCACTCTGCTGCCATATTTCTCATACCGTGCTTTCCAGACACGGTTTAAACCAATGCGTCACGACGTAATACAGCAGAAACGATTACTAAGTTGTAACAATGATCAGATTGATGCTTCCGGTGAATTGCCTGTAAGAGTCAGGGGCAAGCTACGGCATCTGAGGCAGAGATTAAGAGAAAGAGAGTCATGA